One stretch of Candidatus Dependentiae bacterium DNA includes these proteins:
- the rpoD gene encoding RNA polymerase sigma factor RpoD, with the protein MTKKTKVAKRTQTKSVKSVKKVTKKSVPKKVAKPALKAAKSVKKTAKKVLTPAQKNIKKVVKITTPSRTQAKPAPKKALKAPARVTAKPIAKKPIIAQVVGVKPVSLKASAGSPVKKKGHVSSATLTSRQPTPKETPVVPVSSAKKVVPAKLPLKKTLAKPGLQKGFPGKRDIKQQLKIITQATTRKQGSRDRDLDDDVMVKSDTIPGLKQFEKQVEILIEKGRINGVLTYEEVIQFNQRYKFSEEDSNELLRFLEKENIDLISQEELESSSDDFDTFVDSEEQSRFETLKPDLESSLEGAELSSELSSDDDYFGEKDLEKIKGLVEPSQLNDPVKLYLKEIGKIPLLNKVTEKVIADKIAQGKQDSIGAISQFPFVAKEFMALEDRVSRDPMALKDVIQFSDFDEDNSPKFEEEKQKFLKSIGKIKDLDANEDKIYRSYRALLDQQDKKKEMLAKVDENRAKIVESIRLIRISNKQIRKFGKKIEKFISKIQEKEEEARLAESKLSFYKSIKSPNADDLETIASLENTVRASNKLVKKTEAEAGLSRAVMFKLYKQFFVAQKKDKEAKDDLARANLRLVVNIAKKYINRGLHFLDLIQEGNIGLLKAVEKFEFERGFKFSTYATWWIRQAITRAIADQSRTIRVPVHMVETLSKINKITRSYVQEFGREPSYTELAKELNLDEKKIKNIIKISREPVSLETPVGDSDDTYLKDFIEDENDYTPVDAVVNDDLKEKVREVLKTLTPREERVLKMRFGIDVASEHTLEEVGKDFSVTRERIRQIEVKALRKLRHPSRSKKLQTFFDKEFDIAASETIE; encoded by the coding sequence ATGACCAAAAAAACTAAAGTAGCCAAGCGTACACAAACGAAAAGCGTGAAAAGCGTGAAAAAAGTGACCAAAAAAAGTGTACCAAAGAAAGTTGCCAAGCCTGCTTTAAAAGCAGCAAAGAGCGTGAAAAAGACCGCCAAAAAGGTGCTTACGCCTGCTCAAAAAAATATCAAAAAAGTCGTGAAGATTACTACTCCTTCACGAACACAAGCAAAGCCTGCTCCTAAAAAAGCTTTAAAAGCTCCAGCTCGTGTGACAGCAAAACCTATCGCAAAAAAGCCAATCATAGCTCAAGTGGTAGGGGTAAAACCTGTTTCATTGAAAGCCTCAGCTGGTTCTCCTGTTAAGAAAAAAGGCCATGTCTCTTCAGCAACCTTGACTTCACGACAACCTACCCCTAAAGAAACACCTGTTGTGCCGGTATCAAGTGCCAAGAAAGTCGTTCCTGCAAAGCTACCACTCAAAAAGACTTTGGCAAAACCAGGCTTACAAAAAGGATTTCCAGGCAAACGCGATATTAAGCAACAATTAAAAATTATTACGCAGGCTACAACACGCAAGCAAGGTTCTCGCGACCGCGATCTTGACGATGATGTTATGGTAAAATCAGATACTATTCCTGGACTCAAGCAATTTGAAAAACAGGTAGAGATTCTGATTGAAAAAGGACGCATCAACGGCGTTCTTACCTACGAAGAAGTAATTCAATTTAATCAACGCTATAAATTTAGCGAAGAGGATTCTAACGAGTTACTCCGCTTTCTAGAAAAAGAAAACATTGATTTGATTTCTCAAGAAGAACTTGAATCTTCATCTGATGACTTTGACACTTTTGTCGATAGTGAAGAGCAATCTCGCTTTGAAACGCTTAAACCAGACCTTGAATCTTCACTTGAAGGCGCTGAACTTTCAAGCGAGTTAAGTTCTGATGATGATTATTTTGGCGAAAAAGATCTCGAGAAAATTAAAGGACTTGTTGAGCCAAGCCAACTGAATGACCCGGTTAAACTTTATCTCAAAGAAATCGGAAAAATCCCTCTGCTCAATAAAGTAACTGAAAAAGTTATTGCAGATAAAATTGCTCAAGGCAAACAAGATTCTATTGGTGCTATTTCTCAATTTCCATTTGTTGCAAAAGAGTTTATGGCACTAGAAGATCGAGTATCTCGCGATCCAATGGCACTCAAAGATGTTATTCAATTTTCAGACTTTGACGAAGATAATTCACCAAAATTTGAAGAAGAAAAGCAAAAATTCCTCAAATCAATCGGCAAGATTAAAGATCTTGATGCCAACGAAGATAAAATTTATCGTTCTTACCGAGCGCTTCTTGATCAACAAGACAAGAAAAAAGAGATGCTTGCAAAGGTCGATGAAAATAGAGCGAAGATTGTTGAAAGCATCCGTCTTATACGAATTTCTAATAAACAAATTCGCAAATTTGGTAAAAAAATTGAAAAATTCATCTCTAAAATTCAGGAAAAAGAAGAGGAAGCTCGATTAGCAGAATCAAAGCTCTCTTTCTACAAGAGCATCAAGTCTCCTAATGCTGACGATCTTGAGACGATTGCATCACTGGAAAACACTGTACGAGCAAGCAATAAGCTGGTTAAAAAAACTGAAGCTGAAGCTGGCTTATCTCGAGCCGTCATGTTTAAGCTTTATAAGCAATTTTTTGTTGCTCAGAAAAAAGATAAAGAGGCTAAAGACGATCTTGCACGAGCAAATCTTCGACTGGTTGTTAATATTGCTAAAAAATATATCAACCGCGGCCTTCACTTCTTAGATTTGATTCAAGAAGGAAACATCGGCCTGCTTAAAGCGGTTGAAAAATTTGAGTTTGAACGTGGATTTAAATTTTCAACCTATGCAACATGGTGGATTAGACAAGCAATTACTCGAGCTATTGCTGATCAATCTCGAACCATTCGCGTACCGGTCCACATGGTTGAAACATTGAGCAAGATTAATAAAATTACTCGCTCATATGTTCAAGAGTTCGGTCGTGAGCCAAGCTATACTGAGCTTGCCAAAGAGCTTAACCTTGATGAAAAGAAGATTAAAAACATCATTAAGATTTCGCGCGAACCGGTTTCACTTGAAACCCCAGTAGGCGATAGCGATGATACCTACCTTAAAGATTTCATTGAAGACGAAAACGACTATACGCCGGTCGATGCAGTTGTAAATGATGACCTCAAAGAAAAGGTTCGAGAAGTTCTTAAGACTTTGACTCCTCGAGAAGAGCGGGTGCTCAAGATGCGCTTTGGAATCGATGTTGCATCGGAACACACACTCGAAGAAGTGGGCAAGGACTTTTCAGTCACTCGTGAGCGTATTCGTCAGATAGAAGTTAAAGCATTACGTAAACTTCGTCACCCTTCACGCAGTAAAAAGCTACAAACTTTCTTTGATAAAGAATTTGATATTGCAGCATCAGAAACAATTGAGTAA
- a CDS encoding prolipoprotein diacylglyceryl transferase, protein MYPRLMHLYGPIWIYSYGTMIALGFLLFLLLAYQHPVRRRFMTAEQFFNTLFIGFSSGIIGGRFLFVITHLDTFFGNWIEIFFPWEGGFTLLGGMVAIMLAVPLYLHKIGIPILQALDVTGLYAPLMQAIARFGCLFAGCCYGALVEHPTRLNSITFSDPAGFAPCGVPLYPTQVYMSLASLFIFFFMLALSKTHRLKPGQLIFSYLLIENFARFAVDFWRGDREFMHYVSMCGKTGISLSQPQVLSLIFCGIALIGLLWTTQRHHTPDA, encoded by the coding sequence ATGTATCCACGCTTAATGCACTTGTATGGACCTATCTGGATTTATAGCTACGGGACAATGATTGCCCTTGGTTTTTTACTTTTTCTGCTTTTAGCCTATCAACACCCTGTTCGCAGAAGGTTTATGACCGCTGAACAATTTTTCAACACCCTGTTTATCGGCTTTTCATCGGGTATTATTGGTGGCAGGTTCCTTTTTGTCATTACACACCTTGATACCTTTTTTGGTAACTGGATAGAGATATTCTTCCCCTGGGAAGGTGGCTTTACCTTGCTTGGCGGCATGGTTGCCATTATGCTCGCCGTTCCACTGTACCTGCACAAAATAGGTATTCCGATTTTGCAGGCACTGGACGTAACAGGCCTTTACGCACCACTCATGCAAGCAATTGCTCGTTTTGGATGTCTCTTTGCAGGCTGCTGCTATGGAGCACTCGTTGAACACCCTACACGCTTGAACTCGATTACCTTCTCAGATCCTGCAGGGTTTGCTCCTTGTGGAGTTCCTCTCTATCCAACTCAAGTTTATATGAGCTTAGCTTCACTTTTCATATTTTTCTTCATGCTCGCACTTTCAAAAACTCATCGACTCAAGCCTGGACAACTGATATTCAGCTACCTACTTATTGAAAATTTCGCACGATTCGCGGTCGATTTTTGGCGTGGAGATCGTGAATTTATGCACTATGTATCCATGTGTGGAAAGACGGGAATTTCACTCTCACAACCACAAGTTCTTTCATTAATTTTTTGCGGCATAGCACTCATAGGCTTGCTGTGGACAACCCAACGTCATCATACTCCTGATGCTTAA
- a CDS encoding DNA primase — protein sequence MSLFNFIKNELPILDVITEYVPIKPAGHYWKASCPFHSETDASFTVSPDKQIFYCFGCHAHGDSIAFIAKKENLTQLEAAKLLIERYHLNVPEQLANQFSQVIASSQAKESYFKTCKAFATWAHNAHFHNRIACDYLAARNLSAATIKQFQVGYLPGGSLAIKQLIKDLAAQNILVQDLLDAGILMESKAMLYSPFEERILFPISDTSGRCCGFGGRIFRPGDERPKYYNSRENEGFAKGKLLFGLDLAKKSIQDQQVAFLVEGYMDCITMAQYGYTNTIATLGTACTVEHLKLIARFAPQVYVLYDGDQAGQKAIIRLAELCWEVNLEPLAITLPPGEDPASILSKGEKLDHLIDQAQDIFSFFIKSLGVNFFAKPLAHKLALMEKMLNLIVKIIDPIKQDILLQQASSTTNISFLSLKEGLNRLSTKLANRAQYNNQEADYSADSGDVENTAINESSDISLLEEKIISVILTTNLHTNNKKLEIEPELVSYFSQNVQEILSKIKAFNTKAYTQSNQFGMFLETLSETEKAWVIKASLLFDEDVSVETFNQLIFRFCKYNWKQIVRDIKAHMLIATEEKNTDRLNELFHLFSKLKQGIQSRGLI from the coding sequence ATGTCACTTTTTAATTTTATCAAAAATGAACTCCCTATTCTTGATGTCATTACTGAATATGTACCTATCAAACCCGCTGGCCATTACTGGAAGGCATCATGCCCATTCCACAGTGAGACTGATGCATCATTTACTGTCAGCCCTGATAAACAGATTTTTTACTGCTTCGGGTGTCATGCACATGGGGACTCAATCGCATTTATTGCAAAAAAAGAAAATTTAACTCAACTCGAGGCTGCCAAACTCTTAATTGAACGCTACCACTTAAACGTTCCAGAGCAGCTTGCAAACCAATTTTCGCAAGTCATCGCCTCGTCACAAGCAAAAGAAAGCTATTTTAAAACCTGTAAGGCGTTTGCTACCTGGGCACACAATGCACACTTTCATAACCGGATTGCTTGCGATTATTTAGCTGCCCGAAACCTTTCTGCGGCAACGATCAAGCAATTTCAAGTGGGTTATTTGCCAGGAGGAAGTCTTGCAATAAAACAGCTGATTAAAGACTTGGCGGCTCAGAATATTCTTGTTCAGGATCTCCTTGATGCCGGCATATTGATGGAAAGCAAAGCCATGCTTTACTCACCATTTGAAGAACGAATACTCTTTCCGATCAGCGATACAAGCGGCCGTTGTTGCGGTTTTGGAGGAAGAATTTTCAGGCCGGGCGATGAGCGACCCAAATATTACAACAGCCGAGAAAATGAAGGCTTTGCCAAAGGAAAACTCTTATTCGGACTTGATTTGGCCAAAAAATCAATCCAAGATCAGCAAGTTGCTTTTCTGGTTGAAGGGTATATGGACTGTATTACCATGGCGCAATATGGCTACACCAATACTATTGCTACACTGGGAACAGCCTGCACCGTGGAACATTTAAAGCTTATTGCACGGTTTGCCCCTCAGGTATACGTTTTATACGATGGTGACCAAGCTGGACAAAAGGCAATTATTCGATTGGCTGAGCTCTGCTGGGAAGTTAATCTGGAACCGCTCGCTATTACACTTCCCCCAGGTGAAGACCCCGCATCGATACTCAGTAAAGGAGAAAAGCTTGACCACCTCATTGACCAAGCTCAAGATATTTTCAGCTTTTTTATCAAAAGCTTAGGTGTAAATTTCTTTGCAAAGCCCCTTGCCCATAAGCTTGCTTTAATGGAAAAAATGCTTAATTTAATCGTTAAAATAATCGATCCAATCAAGCAAGACATATTATTACAACAAGCAAGCAGTACGACCAATATTTCATTTTTATCCCTGAAAGAGGGCCTCAACCGACTTTCAACTAAGCTTGCCAATCGGGCTCAGTACAATAACCAAGAAGCTGACTATTCCGCTGACTCTGGCGATGTAGAAAATACTGCTATAAACGAATCTAGCGATATTTCTTTGCTGGAAGAAAAAATTATTTCTGTTATACTTACCACTAATTTGCATACAAACAACAAGAAGCTAGAAATTGAACCTGAGCTCGTGTCATATTTTTCCCAGAACGTTCAAGAAATCCTGAGCAAAATCAAAGCATTTAATACAAAAGCTTACACTCAAAGCAACCAGTTTGGGATGTTTCTAGAAACACTGAGTGAAACGGAGAAAGCGTGGGTTATCAAAGCAAGCTTACTTTTTGACGAAGATGTCAGCGTTGAAACATTCAACCAGCTTATTTTTCGTTTTTGCAAATATAACTGGAAGCAAATTGTTCGAGACATCAAGGCTCACATGCTGATAGCAACTGAAGAGAAAAATACGGATCGACTCAATGAGTTATTTCATTTGTTTTCAAAACTGAAACAGGGGATTCAAAGCAGGGGATTGATATGA